Proteins encoded by one window of Bradyrhizobium sp. B097:
- a CDS encoding sulfite exporter TauE/SafE family protein → MITSIIADLPAPFVLAVALAGVFLIAFMKGAFGGGFAIVGIPLLSLAMDPIAAGALLAPLFVVMDLTALRFWRPSTWSRADLAMLLPALVVGIVLGYFALRDLDRHAVEIVMGVVTLAFAALWFIGGGEIKPRPRSTIKATLAGLSSGVTTMVAHSGGPPLAMYLLPLGMSKALYAGTTSLFFTVGNLLKAGPWLVLATPSGSLWMLMALCVPAVPVGVWAGWRLHERLDQRALYRACYAILVITAAKLLWDGLAGYIRL, encoded by the coding sequence ATGATCACGTCCATCATCGCCGATCTGCCCGCGCCATTCGTGCTCGCGGTCGCGCTGGCCGGCGTGTTCCTGATCGCCTTCATGAAGGGCGCGTTCGGCGGCGGCTTTGCCATTGTCGGCATCCCGCTGCTCTCGCTCGCGATGGACCCGATTGCGGCCGGCGCGCTGCTTGCGCCATTGTTCGTCGTCATGGACCTTACGGCGCTGCGTTTCTGGCGCCCGAGCACCTGGTCGCGCGCCGACCTCGCGATGCTGCTGCCGGCGCTGGTGGTCGGCATCGTTCTCGGCTATTTCGCGCTGCGCGATCTCGACCGCCATGCCGTCGAGATCGTGATGGGCGTGGTGACGCTGGCGTTCGCCGCGTTGTGGTTCATCGGCGGCGGCGAGATCAAGCCGCGTCCGCGCTCGACGATCAAGGCGACGCTCGCCGGGCTCTCCTCCGGCGTTACCACGATGGTCGCGCATTCAGGCGGGCCGCCGCTTGCGATGTACCTGCTGCCGCTCGGCATGTCGAAGGCGCTCTACGCCGGCACCACCAGCCTGTTCTTCACGGTCGGCAATTTGCTGAAGGCCGGCCCATGGCTGGTGCTCGCCACACCGTCGGGAAGCCTGTGGATGCTGATGGCGCTTTGCGTGCCGGCCGTGCCGGTCGGCGTCTGGGCCGGTTGGCGGCTGCACGAACGCCTCGACCAGCGCGCGCTGTACCGCGCCTGCTACGCCATTCTCGTCATCACCGCGGCCAAGCTGCTGTGGGACGGACTGGCCGGATACATCCGGCTCTGA
- a CDS encoding L,D-transpeptidase — MFNSIKLNARLAAAAFGALAIGTVAFSGSAAAAPLPLFPFILTPPTEAVQPPVQSMPQAQEEDRSVELPARLRRQVVAYPTREAPGTVIIDTPHTYLYLVLGNGQAMRYGIGVGRDGFTWSGTQTITKKAEWPDWTPPPEMIARQPYLPRHMAGGPGNPLGARAMYLGGTVYRIHGTNAPETIGTHVSSGCLRLTNEDVTDLYSRVNVGTKVIVLPMTDRRADLGSAVR, encoded by the coding sequence ATGTTCAATTCCATCAAGCTGAACGCACGTCTCGCTGCCGCCGCCTTCGGTGCGCTGGCGATTGGCACCGTCGCTTTCTCGGGCTCCGCCGCGGCCGCTCCGCTGCCGCTATTCCCCTTCATCCTGACGCCGCCGACCGAGGCCGTGCAGCCGCCGGTGCAGTCGATGCCGCAGGCGCAGGAGGAAGACCGTTCCGTCGAATTGCCGGCCCGGCTGCGCCGCCAGGTCGTCGCCTATCCGACCCGCGAGGCGCCCGGCACCGTCATCATCGATACCCCGCACACCTATCTCTATCTCGTGCTCGGGAACGGCCAGGCCATGCGCTACGGCATCGGCGTCGGCCGCGACGGCTTCACCTGGTCGGGCACCCAGACCATCACCAAGAAGGCGGAGTGGCCGGATTGGACCCCGCCGCCGGAAATGATCGCCCGCCAGCCCTATCTGCCGCGCCACATGGCCGGCGGTCCCGGCAACCCGCTCGGCGCCCGCGCCATGTATCTCGGCGGCACCGTGTACCGCATCCACGGCACCAACGCGCCGGAGACGATCGGCACCCACGTCTCCTCCGGCTGCCTGCGCCTCACCAATGAGGACGTCACCGACCTCTATTCGCGGGTCAACGTCGGCACCAAGGTGATCGTGCTGCCGATGACCGACCGCCGCGCCGACCTCGGCTCGGCCGTCCGCTAG
- a CDS encoding TAXI family TRAP transporter solute-binding subunit: MSEQQSEHPGTTHRRLKRRNSSLLILAAGIFVFAVAAGLLFYGLRPVTLKIAVGPTGSDDVKLIQAFAQAFARDGNSVRLKPVTTQGAAESIALFTANKVDLAVVRGDLSLPAGAEAVAVLRKNVVVLWAPSGGKGKPRSAKIKSIDDLPGHKVGVIGSTPANVTLLRVILTESGINPDKVTISQFAVNKVADLARDPSLDAYMTVGPLDSKITADAIAATAAARGEPKFLPVDVSEAIAQKHPLYESEEIAGSIFSSSPARPEDKIETVGVNHLIIAQHALHEATVGALDRQLFTQRLQVARDVPAAAKIEKPDTDKDAALPAHQGAAAYIDGTERTFLEKYSDYIWGGILLVSGLGTAGAWLRHYVKRDERERYITHRDGLLTLISRVRGAETPEELAAMQSDADALLREALDCYDDGAIEDGDLSAIGLTLEQFHHAVTDRRAVINGDRSGLPRIRAG, encoded by the coding sequence ATGTCAGAGCAGCAGAGTGAACATCCCGGCACCACGCACCGCAGGCTCAAACGGCGAAACTCCTCGCTCCTGATCCTGGCGGCCGGCATCTTCGTGTTCGCCGTCGCCGCAGGCCTGCTGTTCTACGGGCTGCGTCCGGTGACGCTGAAGATCGCGGTCGGCCCGACCGGCAGTGACGACGTCAAGCTCATCCAGGCGTTCGCGCAGGCCTTTGCGCGTGACGGCAATTCGGTGCGGCTGAAGCCGGTCACGACACAGGGCGCCGCCGAAAGCATCGCGCTGTTCACCGCGAACAAGGTCGACCTCGCGGTCGTGCGCGGCGATCTCAGTCTGCCGGCGGGCGCCGAGGCGGTTGCGGTCCTGCGCAAGAATGTCGTTGTGCTGTGGGCACCGTCGGGCGGGAAAGGCAAGCCGCGGTCCGCGAAGATCAAGAGCATCGACGATCTCCCCGGCCACAAGGTCGGTGTCATCGGCAGCACCCCGGCCAACGTCACGCTGCTGCGCGTGATCCTGACCGAGTCCGGCATCAACCCCGACAAGGTCACGATCAGCCAGTTCGCCGTCAACAAGGTCGCCGATCTCGCGCGCGATCCCTCGCTCGACGCCTACATGACCGTCGGGCCGCTCGACAGCAAGATCACGGCGGACGCGATCGCGGCGACAGCGGCGGCGCGCGGCGAACCGAAATTCCTCCCCGTCGATGTCTCGGAAGCGATCGCGCAGAAGCATCCGCTCTATGAGTCCGAGGAAATCGCCGGCAGCATCTTCTCCTCTTCGCCGGCCCGGCCCGAGGACAAGATCGAGACCGTCGGCGTCAATCACCTCATCATCGCGCAACATGCGCTGCACGAGGCAACCGTCGGCGCACTCGATCGGCAGTTGTTCACGCAGCGGCTTCAGGTCGCGCGCGACGTGCCGGCGGCGGCCAAGATCGAGAAGCCGGACACCGACAAGGATGCCGCGCTGCCGGCGCATCAGGGCGCGGCCGCCTATATCGACGGTACGGAGCGCACCTTCCTCGAAAAATACTCCGACTACATCTGGGGCGGCATCCTGCTGGTCTCCGGCCTCGGCACGGCGGGCGCCTGGTTGCGCCACTACGTGAAGCGCGACGAGCGCGAGCGTTACATCACCCATCGCGACGGTCTGCTGACGCTGATCTCGCGGGTGCGCGGCGCCGAGACGCCGGAGGAGCTCGCGGCAATGCAGAGCGATGCGGACGCGCTGCTGCGCGAGGCGCTCGATTGCTACGACGACGGCGCGATCGAAGATGGCGATCTCTCGGCGATCGGGCTGACACTCGAGCAATTCCATCACGCCGTCACCGACCGCCGCGCGGTGATCAACGGCGACAGGTCGGGCCTGCCGAGGATACGCGCCGGCTAG
- a CDS encoding efflux RND transporter periplasmic adaptor subunit, translating to MPAIIVGVVAAIIVALSIYYLLRPEPLLVQGEVDATRLDIAARVDGRVKDIPVERGQNVAAGAVLVKIDNPETLAKQDQMRAAKAVADAQLANVMVGTRVETIAARKAEMERAEAAQVLAQKTFDRAKTLTEQGNAPQARLDQTTDALHEAERGLDQAKSAYEQAVNGYTKEERAIAKANVEKAEADIQSVQSVIDQLAVYAPVAAQVYQRNVEPGEFVSPGVPLVTLINLGDLWIHFDLREDLVKGLKVGDKFDVRIPALDDRHVTVEVKLIATKGEYASWRATRATGDFDLRTFSIRAYPVQPVPELRPGMSAYLDWRSRQ from the coding sequence ATGCCGGCCATCATTGTCGGCGTCGTTGCCGCGATCATCGTTGCGCTGTCGATCTATTATCTGCTGCGGCCCGAGCCGCTGCTCGTGCAGGGCGAGGTCGACGCGACACGGCTCGATATCGCCGCGCGCGTCGACGGACGGGTCAAGGACATCCCGGTCGAACGCGGCCAGAACGTCGCCGCGGGCGCTGTCCTGGTGAAGATCGACAACCCGGAAACGCTTGCAAAGCAGGACCAGATGCGCGCCGCCAAGGCTGTTGCGGATGCGCAGCTCGCCAATGTCATGGTTGGAACGCGGGTCGAAACCATTGCCGCGCGGAAGGCGGAAATGGAGCGCGCGGAGGCCGCGCAGGTGCTGGCGCAGAAGACCTTCGATCGCGCCAAGACACTGACCGAGCAAGGCAACGCGCCGCAGGCCCGTCTCGACCAGACCACCGATGCGCTGCACGAGGCCGAGCGCGGGCTCGATCAGGCGAAATCGGCCTATGAGCAGGCGGTCAACGGTTACACCAAGGAAGAACGCGCGATCGCGAAAGCCAATGTCGAGAAAGCCGAAGCCGACATTCAGAGCGTCCAATCGGTGATCGATCAGCTCGCGGTCTACGCGCCGGTCGCAGCGCAAGTCTATCAGCGCAACGTCGAGCCGGGCGAGTTCGTCTCGCCGGGCGTGCCGCTGGTGACGCTGATCAATCTCGGAGATCTCTGGATCCATTTCGATCTGCGCGAGGACCTCGTCAAGGGCCTGAAGGTCGGCGACAAGTTCGACGTCCGCATTCCAGCGCTCGACGACCGTCATGTCACGGTCGAGGTCAAGCTGATCGCCACCAAGGGCGAATATGCGAGCTGGCGGGCGACCCGCGCCACCGGCGATTTCGATTTGCGGACATTCTCGATCCGCGCCTATCCGGTGCAGCCGGTGCCCGAACTGCGGCCCGGCATGAGCGCCTATCTCGACTGGCGGTCGCGGCAATGA
- a CDS encoding glycosyltransferase family 1 protein, with the protein MRILVATDAWHPQVNGVVRTLTSLARSAATLGAEIEFLTPDGFRSVGVPTYPGLRMALPNRREIARRIEEAAPEAIHIATEGPIGWAVRGYCQRNKLAFTTSYTTRFPEYVSVRTGIPDSVGYTVLRHFHAAGSMTMVATDSLRTELAERGFRKLGFWTRGVDTKIFNPDQPALLDLPRPIFMTMGRVAVEKNLDAFLSLDLPGSKVVVGDGPQRAALEQKYPGAIFLGEKKGQDLTSHLAAADVFVFPSLTDTFGVVQLEALACGTPVAAFPVTGPKDVIADHPIGAIDNDLRSACLRALTMSRADCRNFALERSWENSARQFIGNLATLQPSRAPRPARRVAGRSAVPN; encoded by the coding sequence ATGCGCATACTCGTTGCGACCGATGCCTGGCATCCGCAAGTCAACGGCGTGGTCCGGACGCTGACGTCGCTTGCGCGTAGCGCCGCGACCCTCGGCGCCGAGATCGAATTCCTCACCCCCGACGGCTTCCGTTCCGTCGGCGTGCCGACCTATCCGGGCCTGCGCATGGCGCTGCCGAACCGCCGCGAGATCGCGCGCCGGATCGAGGAGGCCGCGCCCGAGGCGATCCACATCGCGACCGAAGGACCGATCGGCTGGGCGGTGCGCGGCTATTGCCAGCGCAACAAGCTCGCCTTCACCACCTCCTATACAACGCGCTTCCCGGAATATGTTTCGGTGCGCACCGGAATTCCCGACAGCGTCGGCTATACCGTGCTGCGCCACTTCCACGCGGCCGGATCAATGACGATGGTTGCGACCGACTCGCTGCGCACTGAGCTTGCCGAGCGCGGCTTCCGCAAACTCGGCTTCTGGACCCGCGGCGTCGACACCAAGATCTTCAATCCCGACCAGCCGGCGCTGCTCGACCTGCCGCGGCCGATCTTCATGACCATGGGCCGCGTCGCGGTGGAGAAGAATCTCGACGCCTTCCTGTCGCTGGATCTGCCGGGCTCCAAGGTCGTGGTCGGCGACGGCCCGCAGCGGGCCGCCTTGGAACAGAAATATCCCGGCGCGATTTTCCTCGGCGAGAAGAAGGGCCAGGATCTGACCTCGCACCTCGCCGCAGCCGACGTCTTCGTGTTCCCGAGCCTGACCGACACCTTCGGCGTCGTGCAGCTCGAGGCGCTGGCCTGCGGCACGCCCGTTGCGGCGTTCCCGGTCACCGGCCCGAAGGACGTTATCGCGGATCATCCAATCGGCGCGATCGACAACGATCTGCGCAGCGCCTGCCTGCGCGCGCTGACAATGTCGCGCGCCGACTGCCGCAATTTTGCGTTGGAGCGTTCCTGGGAAAACAGTGCGCGTCAGTTCATCGGCAATCTGGCCACGTTGCAGCCGAGCCGCGCGCCGCGGCCCGCCCGCCGCGTTGCCGGCCGCAGTGCGGTTCCGAATTAA
- a CDS encoding methyltransferase domain-containing protein codes for MAEIIKLGADRSMDFDRETVEQAYDRWAPIYDLVFGGVFSKGRQAAIQATNKIGGRVLEVGVGTGISLPLYSQNVRIFGTDISEAMLEKAKKRVAEQGLKNVEGLAVMDAEKLEFPDDSFDVVMAQYVLSAVPNPEAALDEFARVVRPGGELIILTRVSADAGVRRFIEQKLQPVVRPLGFRTAEFAWSRYTKWLAGARGMELAERRLIPPLGHFSLVRFRKADVAKAA; via the coding sequence ATGGCTGAAATCATCAAGCTGGGCGCCGACCGTTCCATGGACTTCGACCGCGAAACGGTCGAGCAGGCCTATGACCGCTGGGCGCCGATCTACGACCTCGTGTTCGGCGGCGTGTTCAGCAAGGGCCGGCAGGCTGCGATCCAGGCCACCAACAAGATCGGCGGCCGTGTGCTCGAGGTCGGCGTCGGCACCGGCATCTCGCTGCCGCTCTATAGCCAGAATGTGCGCATCTTCGGCACTGACATCTCCGAGGCGATGCTCGAGAAGGCCAAGAAGCGGGTTGCCGAGCAGGGCCTGAAGAATGTCGAGGGCCTCGCGGTGATGGACGCCGAGAAGCTCGAATTCCCCGACGATTCGTTCGACGTGGTGATGGCGCAGTACGTGCTGTCGGCGGTGCCGAACCCGGAAGCCGCGCTCGACGAATTCGCCCGCGTGGTGCGTCCGGGCGGCGAGCTGATCATCCTGACCCGCGTCAGTGCCGATGCCGGCGTCCGCCGCTTCATCGAGCAGAAGCTGCAGCCGGTGGTCCGCCCGCTCGGGTTCCGGACCGCCGAGTTCGCCTGGTCGCGCTACACCAAGTGGCTGGCCGGCGCGCGCGGCATGGAGCTCGCGGAGCGCCGCCTGATCCCGCCGCTCGGCCACTTCTCGCTGGTCCGCTTCCGCAAGGCGGACGTCGCCAAAGCCGCCTGA
- a CDS encoding DUF4403 family protein: MRLPMHPRTIALGLTVVLVSFAISLKAMDWLAPSVTVQAPPLVQLPPLPQAPRSSTVVAQVSVALSAIRDAAERGAPKTFGGKADNPVQQILQNADIGWTASRGPIAATGAQDVLTLTTPINGTLQVTGSLSAKATGAVSDALGSLLGGNVAKQIGAVNIKNINANADIKGSVTLTARPKLGASWRIEPNLQAQVNLGDTSLSAAGVRISVPAQVKPVIDKAVADQISAVEERLHNDPVFQNAARTQWVKACRSIPLQGTGGTASMPPMWLELRPTRAIAAQPKVDASSLILTMGIEAETRITEAQTTPNCPFPDKLSIVPPMPSQVSVGLPVDMSFTTLTQLVEAQLKGKTFPEDGSGPVDVTVKSASIAASGDRLLISLLVHAKEKKSFFGFGAEATVHIWGRPRLDQAAQTLRLTDVELAVESEAAFGLLGAAARAAIPHLQQALADRLVVDLKPFATNAQRKITAAIADLQKNEEGIRVDADVNSIRLAGIAFDSKTLRVIVETDGTIKAAVTALPAL, from the coding sequence ATGCGTCTACCGATGCATCCAAGAACGATCGCGCTCGGGCTCACGGTGGTGCTGGTCTCGTTCGCGATCAGCCTCAAGGCCATGGATTGGCTGGCGCCGAGCGTCACGGTGCAGGCGCCGCCGCTCGTGCAGCTGCCGCCGCTGCCGCAGGCGCCGCGCTCCTCGACGGTCGTGGCGCAGGTCTCGGTCGCGCTGTCGGCGATCCGCGATGCCGCCGAACGCGGCGCGCCGAAGACCTTCGGCGGCAAGGCCGACAATCCGGTCCAGCAGATCCTGCAAAATGCCGACATCGGCTGGACCGCCTCGCGCGGGCCGATCGCGGCGACCGGCGCGCAGGACGTGCTGACGCTGACGACCCCGATCAACGGCACGCTCCAGGTCACCGGCTCGCTGTCCGCGAAGGCGACCGGCGCGGTCAGCGACGCGCTCGGCAGCCTGCTCGGCGGCAATGTCGCCAAGCAGATCGGCGCCGTGAACATCAAGAACATCAACGCCAATGCCGACATCAAGGGCAGCGTCACGCTGACCGCGCGGCCGAAGCTCGGCGCGTCCTGGCGGATCGAGCCGAACCTGCAGGCGCAAGTCAATCTCGGCGACACCAGCCTGTCGGCCGCCGGCGTCCGCATCAGCGTGCCGGCCCAGGTGAAGCCGGTCATCGACAAGGCGGTCGCCGACCAGATTTCCGCGGTCGAGGAGCGCTTGCACAACGACCCGGTGTTCCAGAACGCCGCCCGCACGCAATGGGTCAAGGCCTGCCGCTCGATCCCGCTGCAGGGTACCGGCGGCACCGCGTCGATGCCGCCGATGTGGCTCGAACTGCGGCCGACCCGCGCGATCGCCGCGCAGCCGAAGGTCGATGCGTCCTCGCTGATCCTGACCATGGGGATCGAGGCCGAGACGCGGATCACGGAGGCGCAGACCACGCCGAACTGCCCGTTCCCCGACAAGCTCTCGATCGTGCCGCCGATGCCGAGCCAGGTCTCGGTCGGCCTGCCGGTCGACATGTCCTTCACCACGCTGACGCAGCTGGTCGAGGCGCAGTTGAAGGGCAAGACCTTCCCCGAGGACGGCTCCGGCCCGGTCGACGTGACCGTCAAGAGTGCGAGCATCGCCGCCTCCGGCGACCGGCTTTTGATCTCGCTTCTGGTGCACGCCAAGGAGAAGAAGAGCTTCTTCGGCTTCGGCGCCGAGGCGACCGTGCACATCTGGGGCCGGCCGCGACTCGACCAGGCGGCGCAGACGCTGCGGCTCACCGACGTCGAGCTGGCGGTCGAGTCCGAAGCCGCGTTCGGCCTGCTCGGCGCCGCCGCGCGCGCGGCGATCCCGCATTTGCAGCAGGCACTCGCCGATCGGCTGGTCGTCGACCTGAAGCCATTTGCGACCAACGCGCAGCGGAAGATCACCGCCGCCATCGCCGACCTGCAGAAGAACGAGGAAGGCATCCGCGTCGACGCCGACGTCAACAGCATCCGCCTCGCCGGCATCGCGTTCGATTCGAAGACGCTCCGGGTGATCGTGGAGACCGACGGCACCATCAAGGCCGCCGTCACCGCGCTACCGGCGCTGTAG
- a CDS encoding ABC transporter substrate-binding protein, protein MKSLLAAAAAGLALAVSGTAANAQISDDVVKLGVLTDMSSLYADATGKGSVAAVEMAVADYGGKVKGKPIQVVVADHQNKPDVGVSIARNWYDNDKVDAVLDVPTSSVALPISALTREKNKIHINSGGGSSDITGTACSPNTVHWTYDTYALSNVAGKAMVKRGEDTWFFVTADYAFGMALQRDAANVVKETGGKVLGEVRHPLNSSDFSSFLLQAQASKAKVVALANAGGDTTTALKQAAEFGLTQGGQKLIALLMEITDTHALGLKATQGLIVTDAFYWDMNDETRAFSKRFNEKVGHMPTMIQAGLYSATMHYLKAIEAIGTDEAPKVMEQMRKTPVNDFFAKNGHIRIDGRMVHDMYLFETKKPEESKGEWDLYKLITTVPGDEAFRPLDKGGCPLVKSN, encoded by the coding sequence ATGAAATCGCTCTTGGCCGCGGCAGCGGCTGGCCTCGCGCTTGCGGTCTCCGGCACCGCGGCGAACGCCCAGATCTCCGACGACGTCGTCAAGCTCGGCGTGCTCACCGACATGTCGAGCCTCTATGCGGACGCCACCGGCAAGGGCTCGGTCGCCGCGGTCGAGATGGCGGTCGCAGATTACGGCGGCAAGGTGAAGGGCAAGCCGATCCAGGTCGTCGTGGCCGATCATCAAAACAAGCCCGACGTCGGCGTCAGCATCGCGCGCAACTGGTACGACAACGACAAGGTCGATGCGGTCCTCGACGTGCCGACCTCGTCCGTCGCGCTGCCGATCTCGGCGCTGACGCGCGAAAAGAACAAGATCCACATCAACTCCGGCGGCGGCTCCTCCGATATCACCGGCACCGCCTGCTCGCCCAACACCGTGCACTGGACCTACGACACCTATGCGCTGTCGAATGTCGCCGGCAAGGCGATGGTCAAGCGCGGCGAGGACACCTGGTTCTTCGTCACCGCCGACTACGCCTTCGGCATGGCGCTGCAGCGCGACGCCGCCAACGTCGTCAAGGAGACCGGCGGCAAGGTGCTCGGCGAAGTCCGCCACCCGCTCAACTCGTCGGACTTCTCGTCCTTCCTGCTGCAGGCGCAGGCTTCCAAGGCCAAGGTCGTGGCGCTGGCGAATGCCGGCGGCGACACCACCACGGCGCTGAAGCAGGCCGCCGAGTTCGGCCTGACCCAGGGCGGCCAGAAGTTGATCGCGCTGCTGATGGAAATCACCGACACCCATGCGCTGGGCCTGAAGGCGACACAGGGCCTGATCGTCACCGACGCCTTCTACTGGGACATGAACGACGAGACCCGCGCCTTCTCGAAGCGCTTCAACGAGAAGGTCGGCCACATGCCGACCATGATCCAGGCCGGCCTTTATTCGGCGACCATGCATTACCTGAAGGCGATCGAAGCCATCGGCACCGACGAGGCGCCGAAGGTGATGGAGCAGATGCGCAAGACGCCGGTCAACGACTTCTTCGCCAAGAACGGCCATATCCGGATCGACGGCCGCATGGTGCACGACATGTACCTGTTCGAGACCAAGAAGCCCGAGGAATCCAAGGGCGAGTGGGATCTCTACAAGCTGATCACCACCGTGCCCGGCGACGAAGCCTTCCGCCCGCTCGACAAGGGCGGTTGCCCGCTGGTGAAGTCGAACTGA
- a CDS encoding acyltransferase, with translation MPAPSIGSMLDQQKGFGPGFDFLRVALAISVVAGHTSYVATGRGDSDLTGVFWFPQFAILVMFFALSGFLIAASGLRLSLKEFLINRGMRIIPALAVEIVLSALILGPIFTTLPLWDYFTSAGTYKYFTNVVGLVNYTLPGVFSSNPAPEVNSSLWTVPFEYGCYAVMAVIMTLGLLRRPALIVLGVVVLVGIGFAVQITGHAATPSQLPPGVAGSLYDKVFSTALFLGRGAKLPVACLLGIAIYLYRDRIPYDGRILAVCCALCVGAASLGPAAWITQPVLNAAIAPALVYITVFLGVSKLPRLPLFSRGDYSYGIYLYGFPMQQVVKVWLPNASLIAQFAVALVLITAFAAFSWHWIEKPVLKLRRHFSFVARKRLEPEDMVEMLEGTGPLAISVSGSSSRRSS, from the coding sequence ATGCCAGCGCCTTCGATCGGCAGCATGCTGGATCAGCAGAAGGGCTTTGGTCCGGGGTTCGATTTTCTCCGCGTTGCGCTCGCGATCTCGGTCGTCGCGGGGCATACGTCCTATGTTGCCACCGGGCGCGGCGACTCCGATTTGACGGGGGTCTTCTGGTTTCCGCAATTTGCCATCCTCGTGATGTTTTTCGCATTGAGCGGATTCCTGATCGCCGCAAGCGGGCTGCGGCTCAGCCTGAAGGAATTCCTGATCAATCGCGGCATGCGGATCATTCCGGCGCTCGCGGTCGAGATCGTGCTGTCGGCGTTGATCCTCGGACCGATCTTCACCACGCTGCCGCTCTGGGACTACTTCACCAGCGCCGGCACCTACAAATATTTCACGAACGTCGTCGGCCTCGTGAACTACACCCTGCCGGGCGTGTTCAGCAGCAATCCCGCGCCGGAGGTCAACAGTTCGCTGTGGACCGTGCCGTTCGAGTATGGCTGCTACGCGGTGATGGCGGTCATCATGACCTTGGGGCTGCTGCGCAGGCCGGCGCTGATCGTGCTCGGCGTCGTCGTCCTGGTCGGCATCGGCTTTGCCGTGCAGATCACCGGGCATGCCGCAACGCCGTCGCAACTGCCTCCGGGCGTCGCCGGCTCGCTGTATGACAAGGTCTTCAGCACGGCGCTGTTCCTCGGGCGCGGCGCGAAACTGCCGGTTGCCTGCCTGCTCGGGATCGCGATCTACCTTTACCGCGACCGCATTCCCTATGACGGGCGCATTCTCGCCGTCTGCTGCGCGCTCTGCGTCGGAGCCGCATCGCTCGGACCGGCCGCCTGGATCACCCAGCCAGTCCTCAATGCCGCCATTGCTCCGGCGCTGGTCTACATCACCGTGTTCCTCGGTGTCTCGAAGCTGCCGCGGCTGCCGCTGTTCTCAAGGGGCGACTATTCCTACGGGATCTATCTGTACGGTTTCCCGATGCAGCAGGTGGTGAAGGTGTGGCTGCCGAACGCGTCGCTGATTGCCCAGTTCGCCGTCGCGCTGGTGCTGATTACGGCGTTCGCGGCATTCTCCTGGCACTGGATCGAGAAGCCGGTCCTGAAGCTGCGCCGCCATTTCTCGTTCGTGGCGCGCAAGCGGCTCGAGCCGGAGGACATGGTCGAGATGCTCGAGGGGACCGGGCCGCTTGCCATCAGCGTCAGCGGCAGCAGCAGCAGGCGATCTTCCTGA